Genomic segment of Saccopteryx bilineata isolate mSacBil1 chromosome 9, mSacBil1_pri_phased_curated, whole genome shotgun sequence:
ggtgggtcaGTGCCTTAGCAGACCTCCTCAGGAATGCTCCCAGTTCTGACAGTGCCATGCCATGCACCCGCCACTGCAGTGACTCACTGACCAGGCTGGTCACTCGAATGTTCTCTTCCAGTAACTGTGGGCAGAGATGGGCAGCCATCAGCAGAGTTTTAGTCCTGCctgccctcctcctctttctttatgAGGGCTGTCCACCTGGCTGCCACTTCCCACTCACCTGCAGCACGATCGCTGGCATTGGTGAGTGGTAGAAGCCGGAGGGGTCCACGTCAGGTTCCTGCTCCCGGCCCCACTCAGCGACTTCCCCATCCAGTGCCTTCTGCAGCCACTGTACCACACTTGCCTGGGAAAAGGGACAAGGGGCAGCAGAATGTAGCAAGCCACTGACCCCCTGCTAGAGAATGGTAGACATGTGACTCTACAAATACAGCCACACAGCTGGTGGCAGAGCTTCTCTGGACCTGGGCTCCAACTACTCACCTGAACTTTGGACACAAATGTTGCCTCCAGCTTCTCGACATTCTCTAGGGTCAGtagaggctccagctgagacacatcagcctcaggccccAATTCCAGGCTCCCCATCATTTCTGGCCTGGTGATGAGTGGCCcagtgtcacactgagcccccaACTTCTGATCCACCCACTTCCCATTGGCCCAAGAGCACTAACCCTATGTACACATGCAGTGCCCAGTGCAGCAAAGTGAAGGCATCAGCAGCTCCCAGCTCAGGCCCCTCCAAGAACTGCTGCAGGCAGCGGCGCAGGCCACTGTGCAGGGTATGGGCCCACAGCTGGACCACCTTGTAGTGTGGTGGGCAGCAGGGTGCTataagtgcctcggcagtggccAATTCAGCTGGTAGAGCCACACGTAGAGCCTCCAGCCAACCTGCTAGGGCCCCTGGTCCAGGCAACAGAGGTGTCCCAAAGTGGACCCGTTCTAGGCCCTCCTCTAGTGCCCGCAGACAGCGCTGCCGCCAGTCCCGGGGGGCCTGCTCCAAGGAGGTGGTGCGGCAAGCCTCCACCTCTGCCACACGCACAGCGGCCACCAACAGGGCTGGGTCCTCCCGTGCCAGCTGCCCTGCAGCCCCGACAGCTGCCTCTACTGCCTGGCCCAGTGCCTCAGCCAGAGGGCCCAGCCTCTCAAAGACAGGAAACTGCAGGCCCCCCAGAGATGCCCAtgtctcctcttgcagctgctccAGCTCCCGAAGGCTGACATATGCCTCCAACAGCTGATGGGCATCAATTAAGGTCTGTGTGTGGGTCACTGCAGCCGGCActgaggagagagcagaagagacAGCTCTGGGTCTCAGCCTTTCCACCAGTGCAGTGGGTACAGAACAAGATGCTGAGGCCCTGGGGCTGGGgtgatatgtaaaatatttaacaaccagtACAGTAACCTTTTACTAAGTTATTGAATAAGTTTAgtcttattagaaaaaaaaataactggtgCAGTAGGACCCTGGCAAATCTGAAaggaccgcctgaccaggtggtggcgcagtggatagagcgtcggactgggatgtggaggacccgggttcgagaccctaagaTCGCCAacatgagtgcaggctcatctggttagagcaaaagctcaccagcttggacccaaggtcgctgggtcgggcaaagggttactcggtctgctgtagccccacagtcaaggcacatatgagaaagcaatcaatgagcaactaaagtgtcgcaatgcgcaacgaaaaactaatgattgatgcttctcatctctccattcctgtctgtctgtccctgtctatccctctcactgactctctcagtctctgttaaaaaaaaaaaaatctgggccctggccggttggctcagcggtagagcgtcggcctggcatgcaggggacccgggttcgattcctggccagggcacataggagaggcgcccatttgcttctccacccctccctccttcctctgtctctctcttccccttccgcagccaaggctccattggagcaaagatggcccggggcgctggggatggctccttggcctctgccccaggcgctagagtggctctggttgcaaaagagcgacgccctagaggggcagagcatcacctcctggtgggcagagcatcgcccctggtgggcgtgccgggtggatcctggtcgggcgtatgcgggagtctgtctgactgtctctccccgtttccagcttcagaaaaaaaaaaaaaaatctgaaaggaCCAGGAAAGGTCCTAGAGGGTGTGTGTAAACCCTTGAGCTGATGGAACATAAGAAAGTCAGGgatccaggcctgaccaggcagtggcgcagtggatagggcatcagactgggaagtggagggcccaggttcaagatcccgaggtcgccagcttgagtgcaggctcatctggtttgagcaaagctcaccagcttgagcccaaggtcgctgactcaagcaaggggtcacttggtctgctgtagcacccggtcaaggcacatatgagaaaataatcaacgaacaactaaggtgctgcaacaaagaattgatgcttctcatctctctcccttcctgtctgtctacccctatttgtccctctctctgtctaactctctgtctctgtcacaaaaaaacaaacaaaaaaacaaaacatcagggatccaggcctgacctgtggtgatgcagtgaataaagctttGAACTGGAAttttgaggttgccagttcaaaaccctgggcttgcctgatcaaggtacatataggagttaatgcttcctgcttctccccccttctctctctctctcttctctctctctctctctctctaaaaatgaataaaatctaaaaaaaaaatcaggaatccTGGAGGACCATTCTAATGGCTATTTACCTACTTTGTTAGGGAAATATTTCAATTTAACAACCAGGGTGGCCAGAGCCACTTGACTGGTGTCAATCCTGACTCAGACATCCCATGCTAAGAAACCCTAGGGTGAGTTAATTTGCAGTCTTTCATATGCCACATAAGCCTGAGTTACTCTGGGAGGtccctctaggtcagtggtccccaaccttttttgggccacagaccggtttaatgtcagaaaatattttcactgaccggcctttagggtagaacagataaatgtatcacgtgaccgagacaagcgtcaagagtgagtcttagatggatgtaacagagggaatctggtcatttttaaaaaataaaacatcgttcagacttaaatataaataaaacggaaataatgtaagttacttattttttctttgcagaccggtaccaaatggcccacggaccggtaccggaccatggcccgggggttggggaccactgctctaggtaatAGTCCACTAGAACCCCGACACTTTGATGAGAATTTGTTGACTAAATGTCAGAAGGCTGAAGGCCAGGGCCCCTGTACACTCACCTGCTCGTAGCCGGGGCAGCAGCTGGGACAGAGCCTGCAATTGCTTGTGCTGGGCAACCTGCTCCCGTAGGGGCTCTAGAGTCTGCACAGCCTCGGCCATGCCTCGGAGCAACCCATGGGCCTGGCCCAGCGCCTCACGGGCTTCTTGTGCAGCCTCAAGGGCCTGGGCCAGCTGCCACACACCAGTTTTCACACCCTCCAGGTATGACTGCACCACTGActgtggaagggagggagacagtaAGACCTGGCCAGCTCTGCCACCCACCCCAGCACTCCTGCCAGATGCCCACCTTGATCCGTGCTTCCAGGGAGCAGGTACGCTGCACCTCACGGCTGCGGTACTGGCCCAGCCTGGCCAGCTGCTCTGGCTGGTAGAAGATGCCTGAGGCCCACTTGAGTGCTGCACCCCGGGCTAGCTGCTCTGCCTTCTCCTGCTCTGGCCACTCAAGTCCTGGGCAGGAAGAGCCTGGGCAGCCACATCACTTGGGCAGGGCCTGAAGGAAGCAGCTGCTGACCCTGCTCCCCTTCCTGCTCCTTAGCCTGGCCCCTAGGGCAGTCCACTCTTCTCGCTAGCCAACAGGCTCCAGCCAGACCTGGCAGGGAGGACCCAACCCCACCATTCCAGTCTTTCTTATtacacccctcccccaagccaCCTGGACGGGCTCATACCTGAAGGAAGTGCCAGCTGCATTTCGTCCTTGACCGTGGAGTCCATGTTAGGCCCTGGAAGAGCCAGAGCTGAGGTGAGAGTCCAGGCAATGGTCTGAGTTAGAGCAGGCAGGGTAGATGCTTCTTTGAGCTGCAGACTCTATCTTGGCCTCtctgagaaggaggagaaaggctCCTGCCCAGGCTCCTCAGAAAATGAGAGGGAGTTGGGTGTGATGGGAGGCACCTAGGAACTCTTCCTTGCTGGATTTCTCAGTTTTGCCCCTGAAGATGCCAGGTGAGGCAGGGTAGGCACAGGCCTTCACTGGTCCCCTGTCCTGTTCTGAGTTGCAGAGGACAGTTTGGTGTGGGACTCACTAGGTTTGACCAGGCGTCCAGTACTCCCTCCTCCGCAAAGGGCGTTGGCCTTGAGGATGGCCCTCTCCCCCGGCCCTCACAGGGGAGTTGGGTACTCCCTCTACTGGCTCACAGGGATTGAGTGACTGGCTCACAACACAGCATGCAGCAGAATTCCTCTTCCCAAGGAAGCCTCTGTCCCACCTCCCTGTCCAGgagcctcctcctccctccaaggTCCCTCCTTCCCAAAGACCAcgtgcaggaaggaaggaagctcagTCTGGCATTTTATTTCCAACAGGAAAGAGCATCTGTACTGTGGGATTGAATGGGGAGGGCTGGGCCCCACTTCCTTGGGTGGGGGGAGTGTACTGCCTGTGATTATTGAGTCTTGACCAGTCCACCCAGGACCTCTTAGTGCCCAGAATAGACATGAACTAGATGGCTCTAACCTGGGGTGGAGAGTGGGGTACGcaaacacagatacagacaacatcACAGTATGAAAACTGTTGACAGGCCCCTCAGAGGAACTCGACAGAGGAGGGTGTGTACCTCTGCAGAGGAGTGAGAAATCACAAGCTGTTgtgaagaatgtgtgtgtgtggtgggtgatggcaggagagggagggtCAAGGGCTATGAAAGCAGTTTATCTTGAGAGTTAAAGGGCACCATGGAAAGGACTACAAGTAGTAATAATGTAGTGGATGTAGGCTGCTGAGGTCTCACAGCTGATCCTCTCAGTCAGTATTGGGTTGCAAAGACCCAGTACCCTTGCCTGGACATGGAACGCATTGGAAGGGCCACCCCAGTTTCAGAGCTCCTAGTAGAATGTGTAGGCCTCTATTATAACTGCAGTGCAAGTAAgcaagaaaacaagcaaacaaacaaacaaaactaactgCAGTGCAGTTCAATTCCTTCTCTATCCAATTTGCTTGTCTTACAAGTGGGAATCCTCCATTAATTTTCTGTAGGTAGATCCCTGTGTCAAAGTCTGTTTCCCAGAGAACTTGACCTAATATAAACAATAATAAGTAACAAAAATAATACCAGAAAACTCATAATCCTTCCTGCATGCTAGGAACTAACtgctctaagtgctttacatatatttacacattggtaaatatgttttgcattgacctgaccaggtggtggcgcagtggatagagcattggcctgggatgcagaggacccaggttcgaaattctgaggtcaccagcttcagcgcaggctcatctggcttgagcatgggctcaccagcttgactgcggggtcgctggcttgagcgtggggtcatagacatgactcctccatggtcactggcttgagcccaaggtcgctggcttgtgcaaggggtcattcactctgctgtagccccgggggtcaaggcacttatgagaaagtaatcaacaaacaactaaggtgtagcaatgaagaactgatgcttctcatctctctcccttcctacctgtccctctctctgtttctctcgcaaaataaataaataaataaataaataaataaataaataaataaaataattgtaaaaactatatatttaaaaatatgtttgcatTTGCTGAAAGTGGTTTTTAAGTCCATGGCCTCTGAGTACTGCAgtgtggagagaagagaaagatgagtTTGGGAtcaaggaaggggggtggagttGGAGAAGAGGACAAGCTAGATGTACTACTTAGTGCTTACTGTTTGGCAGTAAGTGAGGTACCATAATAGGGTAGGTGACCCCAAGACAGTGGGGCAGCTTATGAGAGCAGGACTGGGGAAAGATATTGGGTTTATTCAACAGCATGGTCTCGTCTGCTGAGAAGGGGTTGGGGCACAGTTAGTGGACTTGGGGCAGGTTGGCCATTCAGAAAGGTTTCCATGGCTCCCTCTCCTTTACTGCCAGGGCTCCGAGGCGAGTCCCGGAATTCCCGGGTTGTTTTCGTCCTTTTCGGCGATTGAACATTTGCTGATGTCCCCAAAATTTGCGGCCGTGCCTGCAGAGAGGAATTGCTCCAGGTTCCCTAGGAGAGCGCGGGGCGGAAGCGGAAGCAGCGATGCTGGCGCCGGCGGCTGGGCGGTGAGGAACGGAAGCGGAAGTGGCGGCGGCgccggcctggcctggcctggctaaGGGGAGGCGGCGGGCGGGCGAGATGGCGGAGGCCGGGCCACAGGCGCCGCCGCCCCCGGGCACTCCAAGCCGGCACGAGAAGAGCTTGGGACTTCTCACTACCAAGTTCGTGTCGCTTCTGCAGGAGGCCAAGGACGGCGTGCTTGACCTCAAGCTGGTGCGGCCTGGGCTAAGGGGCGACGGAGGGATGATGGAACAGGCCAGAACCGGTAGCGGGAACCCTCGGAGCGGCCCAGCGAAGCCCTCAGAGAGCAGACCGCCATCTGTGTGGGAGGCATAGAGTTGTTTCATTCATTCGGCTGAGGCTATTGGGTGTCAGCCATGTGCCAGTCTCTGGGCTGCAGGTGCTGATCCTCGTGGCCCACCGTGCCTGGGGAGAAGAGCATCAGAACAGCAGTTCAGTTTGCACTAGCCCTCTTTACGCTCTGTGGTCCTGAACTGCTGTAATGTCTGGGAGGAGGGTTGGGATCGTCCACCCCCTTTTCAGACCGCTCCATACCAAGTCTTAGGGTACCTGAGGGCAACCTGAGAGTGGGGCTGAGCatccttctctctgttctctctgccaGGCAGCTGACACACTAGCTGTGCGCCAGAAGCGGCGGATTTACGACATTACCAACGTGCTGGAAGGTATTGGGTTGATCGAGAAAAAATCCAAGAATAGCATCCAGTGGAAGTGAGTGGGGACACCTGGGAGGGCAATGGGATTTCCTACCTAGAAGGGTTGGGTTAGGGGTGGAGGGTACAGGAGAGAGCAGGGGCCATAGAACCCAGAATTTCTGGCagctcctctcagctctcctcccTGGGCTCAGGGGTGTGGGGCCTGGCTGCAATACTCGAGAGATTGCGGACAAGCTGATTGAGCTCAAGGCAGAGATCGAGGAGCTGCAGCAGAGAGAGCAAGAACTGGACCAGCACAAGGTGTGGGTGCAGCAGAGCATCCGGAATGTCACAGAAGACGTGCAGAACAGCTGATATCCTCCTGGCGGTCCCTGCTCCTGGGGTGTGGGCAAGGGGCCCTCTAGTCCAGCTGGGTTTGCTCTGTGTTGCCCTGGGTTCTGTTCCTCTTGGAAAGATGGTCCTGCAGTTCCTGGCCAGGCCTCAGTCTCCTGCTTCCCTCtcagagcccctcccccaccagtcTTGGCCTGTGATCCTCCCCATCTAGACTCCAGGCCCCAGGACTTTCTCTGAGAGCTTGTACGTTAGACTTCTAAAAGAAGTGAGTCTTTTTTCGTCTTCTATCTGTCACCATAGGCAGGGCATCGATTGTTCTCCTTAACCCCCACACCTTGGCCTATGTGACTCATGAGGACATCTGCAGATGCTTTGCTGGTGAGCAGAACCTGAGTGGGGGGAAATGGGGGTGGGTCTGGGCTGAGCCACAGTCGTGAGCAGTGGGTTCAGTACCCAAAGAGAGTTCCTGGGGCCTTCCTAAAGAGGATTCAGGCAGggtaagtcctgggtttgaggATCGCTGGGACCACGTGGAAGCTAACCATACATAAGAATCCTGGGCTGGGTCCCAGAGTCAGTCCCCATCCTCACTGTGCTTTGGGTTTGGCTTCTCTGGTGTGACGAGCATAAGGGGGACGGTGTGTGTACATGTTCATTTGTGCATGCTTATATGCAGAGGGCAATAATGCCACTTCTGACCTTAGTTAGGTTAGTGGTAGTGTGGGCACAGGAACTGTTCCTTCTACATCTTTCATTCCTCAGACTGGTCCTGGGGAAGGGAGGTTGGCCTTGGCCAGAACACCTACAGCTAGGAAGCAGCTCTCAGTTGAGGAGTGGAATGTCCTCGGTCAGCAATTTTTTGCTCTGTGTGTTTGGATCCAGATTTTCTGGTTACTGACCCCTGGGCTCTTGGAGGAAGAAAAGCTTTAGCTCTCTGCCCCAGCCACTATGGGAGATGGGTGAGGCCTACTGTCTAGCTCCTCAGAGACCATGATCTTCCTCCTTGCTCCAAGGGACAGGAACCCCCATTCTTAGCTCAGATTGAGCCCCTGGGCCCTGACCCATCCTCCTTCTTATTCTAGGAGACACCCTCCTGGCCATCCGGGCTCCATCTGGCACCAGCCTGGAGGTGCCCATCCCAGAGGTGGGTGCTCAGCTCAGGCAGACTGGGTTGGT
This window contains:
- the EXOC3L1 gene encoding exocyst complex component 3-like protein isoform X4 — translated: MDSTVKDEMQLALPSGSSCPGLEWPEQEKAEQLARGAALKWASGIFYQPEQLARLGQYRSREVQRTCSLEARIKSVVQSYLEGVKTGVWQLAQALEAAQEAREALGQAHGLLRGMAEAVQTLEPLREQVAQHKQLQALSQLLPRLRAVPAAVTHTQTLIDAHQLLEAYVSLRELEQLQEETWASLGGLQFPVFERLGPLAEALGQAVEAAVGAAGQLAREDPALLVAAVRVAEVEACRTTSLEQAPRDWRQRCLRALEEGLERVHFGTPLLPGPGALAGWLEALRVALPAELATAEALIAPCCPPHYKVVQLWAHTLHSGLRRCLQQFLEGPELGAADAFTLLHWALHVYIGPEMMGSLELGPEADVSQLEPLLTLENVEKLEATFVSKVQASVVQWLQKALDGEVAEWGREQEPDVDPSGFYHSPMPAIVLQLLEENIRVTSLVSESLQWRVHGMALSELGAFLRSFNDALIRFSRDHLRGEAVAPHYVPYLLAALNHQSALSSSVSVLQPDGVAPGALAPVEAALDELQKRICRLVLEALLVELQPLFSALPSRRWLSSPELLDEVCERTARFCRNFRRVRNPEFQVLLAEVERTVVLQYLCALMQGRLVCRDVDERNQAAERLQHDAAQLRDLFLDLGLEESVQCVPVLLTLRKLLNLRDPTMLGLEVASLRQQFPDVRYADGSRKGEWTREGRSEADVSLNLRGAPIARITSPPSWTCVGMCPESSAKPHSAPCRTARSPRPLRVAAHSSALCQHLHPLHLPASFQGPVPDSQLPAE
- the EXOC3L1 gene encoding exocyst complex component 3-like protein isoform X1 — protein: MDSTVKDEMQLALPSGSSCPGLEWPEQEKAEQLARGAALKWASGIFYQPEQLARLGQYRSREVQRTCSLEARIKSVVQSYLEGVKTGVWQLAQALEAAQEAREALGQAHGLLRGMAEAVQTLEPLREQVAQHKQLQALSQLLPRLRAVPAAVTHTQTLIDAHQLLEAYVSLRELEQLQEETWASLGGLQFPVFERLGPLAEALGQAVEAAVGAAGQLAREDPALLVAAVRVAEVEACRTTSLEQAPRDWRQRCLRALEEGLERVHFGTPLLPGPGALAGWLEALRVALPAELATAEALIAPCCPPHYKVVQLWAHTLHSGLRRCLQQFLEGPELGAADAFTLLHWALHVYIGPEMMGSLELGPEADVSQLEPLLTLENVEKLEATFVSKVQASVVQWLQKALDGEVAEWGREQEPDVDPSGFYHSPMPAIVLQLLEENIRVTSLVSESLQWRVHGMALSELGAFLRSFNDALIRFSRDHLRGEAVAPHYVPYLLAALNHQSALSSSVSVLQPDGVAPGALAPVEAALDELQKRICRLVLEALLVELQPLFSALPSRRWLSSPELLDEVCERTARFCRNFRRVRNPEFQVLLAEVERTVVLQYLCALMQGRLVCRDVDERNQAAERLQHDAAQLRDLFLDLVRTCWTSRWAGVSVVEWEPRAGSRPTPTCSGPGGERSVRASAAHSAEAAEPPRPHDAWPRGGKPSATISRRERGSRLRPLGPAWGCVPRAAPSRTQLPAGRPAALAPCGSPRTLQPCASTYTRSIFLPLFRDLCLTPNCPQNKATPPIHLNCVCWVRGMMK
- the EXOC3L1 gene encoding exocyst complex component 3-like protein isoform X2, whose protein sequence is MDSTVKDEMQLALPSGLEWPEQEKAEQLARGAALKWASGIFYQPEQLARLGQYRSREVQRTCSLEARIKSVVQSYLEGVKTGVWQLAQALEAAQEAREALGQAHGLLRGMAEAVQTLEPLREQVAQHKQLQALSQLLPRLRAVPAAVTHTQTLIDAHQLLEAYVSLRELEQLQEETWASLGGLQFPVFERLGPLAEALGQAVEAAVGAAGQLAREDPALLVAAVRVAEVEACRTTSLEQAPRDWRQRCLRALEEGLERVHFGTPLLPGPGALAGWLEALRVALPAELATAEALIAPCCPPHYKVVQLWAHTLHSGLRRCLQQFLEGPELGAADAFTLLHWALHVYIGPEMMGSLELGPEADVSQLEPLLTLENVEKLEATFVSKVQASVVQWLQKALDGEVAEWGREQEPDVDPSGFYHSPMPAIVLQLLEENIRVTSLVSESLQWRVHGMALSELGAFLRSFNDALIRFSRDHLRGEAVAPHYVPYLLAALNHQSALSSSVSVLQPDGVAPGALAPVEAALDELQKRICRLVLEALLVELQPLFSALPSRRWLSSPELLDEVCERTARFCRNFRRVRNPEFQVLLAEVERTVVLQYLCALMQGRLVCRDVDERNQAAERLQHDAAQLRDLFLDLVRTCWTSRWAGVSVVEWEPRAGSRPTPTCSGPGGERSVRASAAHSAEAAEPPRPHDAWPRGGKPSATISRRERGSRLRPLGPAWGCVPRAAPSRTQLPAGRPAALAPCGSPRTLQPCASTYTRSIFLPLFRDLCLTPNCPQNKATPPIHLNCVCWVRGMMK
- the EXOC3L1 gene encoding exocyst complex component 3-like protein isoform X3 produces the protein MDSTVKDEMQLALPSGSSCPGLEWPEQEKAEQLARGAALKWASGIFYQPEQLARLGQYRSREVQRTCSLEARIKSVVQSYLEGVKTGVWQLAQALEAAQEAREALGQAHGLLRGMAEAVQTLEPLREQVAQHKQLQALSQLLPRLRAVPAAVTHTQTLIDAHQLLEAYVSLRELEQLQEETWASLGGLQFPVFERLGPLAEALGQAVEAAVGAAGQLAREDPALLVAAVRVAEVEACRTTSLEQAPRDWRQRCLRALEEGLERVHFGTPLLPGPGALAGWLEALRVALPAELATAEALIAPCCPPHYKVVQLWAHTLHSGLRRCLQQFLEGPELGAADAFTLLHWALHVYIGPEMMGSLELGPEADVSQLEPLLTLENVEKLEATFVSKVQASVVQWLQKALDGEVAEWGREQEPDVDPSGFYHSPMPAIVLQLLEENIRVTSLVSESLQWRVHGMALSELGAFLRRDHLRGEAVAPHYVPYLLAALNHQSALSSSVSVLQPDGVAPGALAPVEAALDELQKRICRLVLEALLVELQPLFSALPSRRWLSSPELLDEVCERTARFCRNFRRVRNPEFQVLLAEVERTVVLQYLCALMQGRLVCRDVDERNQAAERLQHDAAQLRDLFLDLVRTCWTSRWAGVSVVEWEPRAGSRPTPTCSGPGGERSVRASAAHSAEAAEPPRPHDAWPRGGKPSATISRRERGSRLRPLGPAWGCVPRAAPSRTQLPAGRPAALAPCGSPRTLQPCASTYTRSIFLPLFRDLCLTPNCPQNKATPPIHLNCVCWVRGMMK
- the EXOC3L1 gene encoding exocyst complex component 3-like protein isoform X6, producing the protein MDSTVKDEMQLALPSGLEWPEQEKAEQLARGAALKWASGIFYQPEQLARLGQYRSREVQRTCSLEARIKSVVQSYLEGVKTGVWQLAQALEAAQEAREALGQAHGLLRGMAEAVQTLEPLREQVAQHKQLQALSQLLPRLRAVPAAVTHTQTLIDAHQLLEAYVSLRELEQLQEETWASLGGLQFPVFERLGPLAEALGQAVEAAVGAAGQLAREDPALLVAAVRVAEVEACRTTSLEQAPRDWRQRCLRALEEGLERVHFGTPLLPGPGALAGWLEALRVALPAELATAEALIAPCCPPHYKVVQLWAHTLHSGLRRCLQQFLEGPELGAADAFTLLHWALHVYIGPEMMGSLELGPEADVSQLEPLLTLENVEKLEATFVSKVQASVVQWLQKALDGEVAEWGREQEPDVDPSGFYHSPMPAIVLQLLEENIRVTSLVSESLQWRVHGMALSELGAFLRSFNDALIRFSRDHLRGEAVAPHYVPYLLAALNHQSALSSSVSVLQPDGVAPGALAPVEAALDELQKRICRLVLEALLVELQPLFSALPSRRWLSSPELLDEVCERTARFCRNFRRVRNPEFQVLLAEVERTVVLQYLCALMQGRLVCRDVDERNQAAERLQHDAAQLRDLFLDLGLEESVQCVPVLLTLRKLLNLRDPTMLGLEVASLRQQFPDVSEDHVSALLDLRGDVSREQRQAALSSLQDGPQPSPPAGRRALFSLVPAPTPAPSSCLFSGTCA
- the EXOC3L1 gene encoding exocyst complex component 3-like protein isoform X5, coding for MDSTVKDEMQLALPSGSSCPGLEWPEQEKAEQLARGAALKWASGIFYQPEQLARLGQYRSREVQRTCSLEARIKSVVQSYLEGVKTGVWQLAQALEAAQEAREALGQAHGLLRGMAEAVQTLEPLREQVAQHKQLQALSQLLPRLRAVPAAVTHTQTLIDAHQLLEAYVSLRELEQLQEETWASLGGLQFPVFERLGPLAEALGQAVEAAVGAAGQLAREDPALLVAAVRVAEVEACRTTSLEQAPRDWRQRCLRALEEGLERVHFGTPLLPGPGALAGWLEALRVALPAELATAEALIAPCCPPHYKVVQLWAHTLHSGLRRCLQQFLEGPELGAADAFTLLHWALHVYIGPEMMGSLELGPEADVSQLEPLLTLENVEKLEATFVSKVQASVVQWLQKALDGEVAEWGREQEPDVDPSGFYHSPMPAIVLQLLEENIRVTSLVSESLQWRVHGMALSELGAFLRSFNDALIRFSRDHLRGEAVAPHYVPYLLAALNHQSALSSSVSVLQPDGVAPGALAPVEAALDELQKRICRLVLEALLVELQPLFSALPSRRWLSSPELLDEVCERTARFCRNFRRVRNPEFQVLLAEVERTVVLQYLCALMQGRLVCRDVDERNQAAERLQHDAAQLRDLFLDLGLEESVQCVPVLLTLRKLLNLRDPTMLGLEVASLRQQFPDVSEDHVSALLDLRGDVSREQRQAALSSLQDGPQPSPPAGRRALFSLVPAPTPAPSSCLFSGTCA